One stretch of Weissella koreensis KACC 15510 DNA includes these proteins:
- a CDS encoding bifunctional folylpolyglutamate synthase/dihydrofolate synthase produces the protein MIQNYDDSINYIHGRNKWAKKNTFARIDDLLEALGNPQDQLKYVHITGTNGKGSVARMTEQLLLEHGLKVGLFTSPFIMRFNERIQINNKPISDQDLTRIMQRMEPILIKLDQTLPDGGPTEFETLTALMFVYFAQQNLDVVVLEVGIGGTWDTTNVIKNKLVAVITTIGLDHQKVLGNTVTEIAKQKAGIIKNQNQITVVGRLPELTIPVISKQTEHLYQLEMQFKLKKITQNDDGDWIFDWYDQQGRRFENLKLALLGNYQLDNVSVALETAALALQALNVTMQLELIQKALMKVEWPARFEKINQNPEIVLDGAHNLAGIQALIQTIQQRYFEQPVVVIIGVLSDKNYLKMLNELAKEPQIRVIVVSFTAPNQRAAIDPQTVVDELSIANIKAEDDWEIALNKELLQDPVAKIIISGSLYFVAEVRQIWSQKHII, from the coding sequence ATGATTCAAAATTACGATGATTCAATAAATTATATTCATGGGCGTAATAAATGGGCAAAGAAAAATACTTTTGCACGAATTGATGATTTACTTGAGGCTCTGGGTAATCCACAAGATCAGTTAAAGTATGTTCATATTACGGGAACCAACGGTAAAGGTTCAGTTGCACGTATGACGGAGCAGCTGCTATTAGAGCATGGATTAAAAGTTGGTTTATTTACTTCGCCATTTATTATGCGTTTTAATGAACGAATTCAGATAAATAATAAGCCGATCAGTGATCAAGATTTGACGCGTATTATGCAAAGAATGGAGCCAATTTTGATTAAATTGGATCAAACATTACCAGATGGAGGACCCACGGAATTTGAAACTTTAACAGCTTTAATGTTTGTATATTTCGCCCAACAAAATTTGGATGTGGTTGTGTTGGAAGTTGGAATTGGTGGTACTTGGGACACAACCAATGTAATAAAAAATAAATTAGTAGCAGTTATTACCACGATTGGCTTGGATCACCAAAAGGTTCTAGGGAATACAGTTACTGAAATTGCAAAACAAAAAGCTGGAATCATCAAGAACCAAAATCAAATTACAGTGGTTGGACGATTACCTGAATTAACTATACCGGTGATTTCGAAGCAAACTGAGCATTTATACCAGCTGGAGATGCAATTTAAATTAAAAAAAATTACGCAAAATGATGACGGAGATTGGATTTTTGATTGGTATGATCAACAAGGGCGACGGTTCGAAAATTTAAAATTAGCGTTGTTAGGTAATTATCAATTGGATAATGTATCTGTAGCTCTAGAAACCGCAGCTTTAGCGTTACAAGCACTAAATGTCACAATGCAACTTGAACTAATCCAAAAGGCATTGATGAAAGTTGAATGGCCAGCTCGGTTTGAAAAAATCAATCAAAATCCGGAAATAGTCTTGGATGGTGCCCATAATTTAGCGGGGATTCAAGCTTTAATTCAAACAATTCAACAAAGATATTTTGAACAGCCGGTGGTAGTTATTATTGGAGTATTATCAGATAAAAATTATCTAAAAATGTTGAATGAATTAGCTAAGGAACCTCAAATTAGAGTTATAGTAGTTAGCTTTACTGCTCCCAATCAAAGGGCAGCAATTGACCCACAAACTGTAGTAGATGAATTGTCAATTGCAAATATCAAAGCTGAAGATGATTGGGAAATAGCATTAAATAAAGAATTGTTACAAGATCCGGTAGCTAAAATTATCATTAGTGGGTCGCTTTATTTTGTTGCAGAAGTTCGTCAAATTTGGTCGCAAAAACATATTATTTAA
- a CDS encoding prolyl-tRNA synthetase associated domain-containing protein, with amino-acid sequence MENSNQVTKDNHQKYEDLIAKLTSLNIDYKIVHHAPAETIQQADQFIANLKGVRTKSMLLRDKKNNFYLVIMDDSKRLDFKHFQEVSGKKRLSLAKENEVEELLNLEPGIISPFGVMYSEGHDVDIYFDKDMLDQETLLTFHPNENTHTIFLEAEDLMKFIKSYGYTYNVLTV; translated from the coding sequence ATGGAAAATTCAAATCAAGTTACTAAGGATAATCATCAGAAGTACGAGGATTTAATTGCCAAATTGACAAGCCTAAATATAGATTATAAGATAGTCCATCACGCACCTGCTGAAACTATTCAACAGGCGGATCAATTTATAGCAAATTTAAAAGGCGTTCGAACAAAATCTATGCTTTTACGGGATAAGAAAAATAATTTTTATTTAGTTATCATGGATGATTCAAAACGTTTGGACTTTAAACATTTTCAAGAAGTATCTGGTAAAAAACGTCTCTCTCTGGCTAAAGAAAATGAGGTTGAAGAACTTCTTAATTTAGAACCTGGTATTATTTCTCCGTTTGGCGTCATGTATAGCGAAGGCCATGATGTTGATATTTATTTTGATAAAGATATGCTAGATCAAGAAACTTTATTAACTTTTCACCCCAATGAAAATACACATACAATTTTCTTAGAAGCGGAAGATTTAATGAAGTTTATTAAGTCTTATGGATACACATATAATGTTTTGACAGTGTAG
- a CDS encoding ABC transporter permease/substrate binding protein, with translation MLNLLLLTSKIPLAEYVEKIVNWLTDNWTGFFGAIQTGGQALMDWSNAALGAIQPIILIIALTIFALLISGKKWTFPLFTALGLLLVWNQGLWSDLIQTTTLVLLSSILAIIIGVPLGIWMSKSNTVDKIVQPLLDLMQTMPGFVYLIPAVAFFGIGAVPGIFASLIFALPPTVRFTSLGIRQVPTEMEEAADSFGSTAWQKLFKVELPLAKSTILAGVNQSIMLALSMVVMASMVGAPGLGQGVLAAVQKADVGSGFVSGFALVILAIVIDRFVQFTNVEPAKQEPKSPMKKWIGAITAVVLLGSMVVGLFHTQQQSKKSVDLVYVQWDSEVASNNVLAEAMRQHGYQVNLTPLDNAVMWQTLANGQADASVSAWLPNTQKAQYQKYHDQLDILGPNLKGARVGLVVPSYMDVDSIDDLQQEADQTITGIEPGAGVVAAAQKAVKEYPNLSGWQVQTSSTGSMAVTLDKAIKQHQPIVITGWSPHWMWQKYDLKYLADPKGVMGKSESLNTMTRKDLKESKPDVYKVMKKFKWQPDDMESVMLDISGGSTPQSAAKKWIKAHQKEVDAWFE, from the coding sequence ATGCTTAATTTATTATTACTAACCTCTAAAATTCCATTAGCTGAATATGTTGAGAAGATTGTAAATTGGTTGACTGATAACTGGACTGGTTTCTTTGGAGCTATCCAAACCGGTGGGCAAGCCTTGATGGACTGGTCTAATGCAGCCTTAGGTGCGATTCAACCAATTATTTTGATTATTGCATTAACGATTTTTGCACTCTTAATTAGTGGTAAAAAATGGACTTTCCCACTCTTTACAGCTTTAGGACTACTTCTAGTTTGGAACCAAGGATTATGGTCAGACTTAATTCAAACAACGACTTTGGTATTATTATCAAGTATCTTGGCTATTATTATTGGAGTTCCTCTAGGAATTTGGATGTCAAAATCTAACACTGTTGATAAAATTGTTCAACCGCTACTTGATTTGATGCAAACTATGCCTGGTTTCGTTTATTTGATTCCAGCAGTTGCTTTCTTTGGAATTGGGGCAGTACCAGGAATTTTCGCCTCATTGATCTTCGCTTTGCCCCCAACAGTACGCTTTACTAGTTTGGGAATTCGACAAGTGCCAACAGAAATGGAAGAAGCAGCTGATTCATTTGGATCAACTGCTTGGCAAAAATTATTTAAGGTTGAATTGCCATTAGCTAAATCAACTATTTTAGCGGGAGTTAACCAATCGATTATGTTAGCTCTTTCAATGGTTGTTATGGCCTCAATGGTTGGGGCGCCTGGCCTTGGTCAAGGAGTTTTAGCAGCCGTTCAAAAAGCGGATGTTGGTAGTGGATTCGTTAGCGGATTTGCTTTGGTTATCTTAGCTATTGTGATTGATCGATTTGTTCAATTCACAAATGTTGAGCCTGCCAAGCAAGAACCTAAGAGCCCTATGAAAAAATGGATTGGGGCAATTACAGCCGTTGTTTTGTTGGGTAGCATGGTAGTAGGATTATTCCATACACAACAGCAATCAAAGAAGTCAGTTGATCTAGTTTATGTACAATGGGATTCTGAAGTAGCTTCAAATAATGTTTTAGCTGAAGCAATGCGTCAACATGGTTATCAAGTTAATTTAACACCGCTTGATAACGCAGTTATGTGGCAAACTTTAGCTAATGGTCAAGCTGATGCATCTGTATCTGCTTGGTTACCCAATACTCAAAAAGCTCAATATCAAAAATATCATGATCAATTAGATATTTTAGGCCCAAATTTGAAGGGCGCTCGAGTAGGATTAGTTGTTCCTTCTTATATGGATGTAGACAGTATTGATGATTTGCAACAAGAGGCTGATCAAACGATTACTGGAATTGAACCTGGTGCTGGTGTTGTTGCAGCTGCTCAAAAGGCTGTAAAAGAGTATCCAAATTTGAGTGGTTGGCAAGTCCAAACTTCTTCAACTGGATCAATGGCAGTTACTTTAGATAAAGCTATCAAGCAACATCAACCAATCGTAATTACTGGTTGGTCACCACATTGGATGTGGCAAAAATATGATCTTAAGTATTTAGCTGATCCAAAGGGTGTAATGGGTAAGAGTGAGAGCTTGAATACCATGACTCGTAAAGATTTGAAGGAAAGCAAGCCAGATGTTTATAAAGTAATGAAAAAATTCAAATGGCAACCTGATGATATGGAAAGTGTAATGTTGGATATTAGTGGTGGGTCAACACCGCAATCAGCTGCTAAAAAGTGGATTAAAGCCCACCAAAAAGAAGTTGATGCTTGGTTTGAATAA
- a CDS encoding universal stress protein, translated as MALEMNYTNILVPVDGSKEAEAALDQAIEIAKRNHADLHILHVIDTRAFQNVADFKTAMVEEIADTAKKTMDVYLKQAQDAGVEQVEYTIEYGSPKNIIGHQAVEKYGIDLVIMGATGLNTIERFLIGSVTEYVTRSAKVDTLIVRAN; from the coding sequence ATGGCACTTGAGATGAACTATACAAATATTTTGGTACCGGTTGATGGATCAAAAGAGGCAGAGGCTGCGTTAGATCAAGCGATCGAAATTGCTAAGCGTAACCATGCTGACTTGCATATTTTGCATGTTATTGATACCCGAGCTTTTCAAAATGTTGCTGACTTTAAGACAGCGATGGTCGAAGAAATTGCTGATACAGCAAAGAAGACAATGGATGTTTATTTGAAGCAAGCTCAGGATGCTGGAGTTGAACAGGTTGAATATACGATTGAGTATGGTTCTCCAAAAAATATCATTGGACATCAAGCTGTTGAAAAATATGGCATTGATTTAGTGATTATGGGTGCAACTGGTTTAAATACAATTGAACGTTTCTTAATTGGATCTGTTACCGAGTATGTAACTCGATCAGCCAAGGTCGACACTTTGATTGTACGAGCTAATTAA
- a CDS encoding replication-associated recombination protein A: MAQEPLAFRMRPKTIAEVVGQQHLIGPGKIIERMVKAKMLSSMILYGPPGTGKTSIASAIAGSTQYAFRMLNAATDSKKDLQIVAEEAKMSGTVILLLDEIHRLDKTKQDFLLPHLESGRIVLIGATTENPYLSINPAIRSRTQIFEVKPLTQSDMMVAIERAIHDDSRGLGQYQIKIDQAAKEHLVQATNGDLRSALNGLELAVKSTDPNSDGVIEINLAVVEESVQKKALTADKDGDAHYNVISALQKSIRGSDADAALHYAARLIEAGDLVILARRLRVIAYEDVGIANPAGVERAIMAIETAEKLGFPEARIPLANAIIELALSPKSNSAMMAIDAALSDVTSGNAGEIPPHLKDSHYAGAEKLGHGVDYLYPHNYSGDWIAQQYLPNRLKGKQYWEPKGNSKVEVAYQQQYQQLRQAQKNGLK; the protein is encoded by the coding sequence ATGGCACAGGAACCATTAGCATTTCGGATGCGACCAAAAACAATTGCAGAAGTTGTCGGTCAACAACATTTAATTGGTCCTGGTAAAATCATTGAGCGAATGGTTAAGGCAAAAATGCTATCATCGATGATTTTATACGGACCACCTGGAACAGGAAAGACTAGTATTGCCAGCGCTATTGCGGGGTCAACACAATATGCTTTTCGAATGTTGAATGCTGCAACTGACAGTAAAAAAGATCTTCAAATTGTGGCTGAAGAGGCTAAAATGTCAGGGACTGTGATTTTGTTGCTAGATGAAATTCATCGTCTAGATAAGACCAAGCAAGACTTTTTATTACCACACCTTGAAAGTGGACGAATTGTTTTAATTGGAGCCACAACGGAGAATCCATACCTGTCTATTAATCCAGCTATTCGTTCTCGGACACAAATTTTTGAAGTTAAGCCTTTAACCCAGTCTGATATGATGGTTGCAATTGAACGGGCGATTCATGATGATAGTCGGGGACTAGGACAGTACCAGATTAAAATTGATCAAGCGGCCAAGGAACATTTAGTACAAGCGACTAATGGTGATTTAAGATCGGCTTTAAATGGACTGGAGTTGGCGGTTAAATCAACCGATCCAAATTCTGACGGAGTGATTGAAATTAATCTAGCAGTTGTGGAAGAAAGTGTTCAAAAGAAGGCATTAACGGCAGATAAAGATGGAGATGCTCACTATAATGTGATTTCAGCCTTACAAAAGTCAATCCGTGGTAGTGATGCTGATGCTGCTTTGCACTATGCTGCGCGGTTAATTGAAGCTGGTGATTTAGTTATTTTGGCCCGTCGCCTGAGAGTGATTGCCTATGAGGATGTTGGAATAGCTAATCCAGCAGGGGTTGAACGAGCCATTATGGCTATTGAAACGGCGGAAAAATTAGGTTTTCCTGAAGCCCGAATTCCATTGGCGAATGCTATTATTGAGCTAGCATTGTCACCAAAATCTAACTCTGCCATGATGGCAATTGATGCGGCCTTGTCGGATGTAACGAGTGGTAATGCTGGTGAAATTCCACCTCATTTAAAGGATTCACATTATGCAGGAGCCGAGAAACTAGGTCACGGGGTAGACTACCTGTATCCTCATAATTATTCAGGAGATTGGATTGCACAACAATATTTGCCAAATCGTTTGAAAGGTAAGCAGTATTGGGAACCAAAAGGTAATTCCAAGGTTGAAGTTGCATATCAGCAACAGTATCAGCAATTACGACAAGCACAAAAAAATGGCTTAAAATAA
- a CDS encoding acyltransferase family protein, whose translation MKRIEWIDIAKGQTIFLVVLVHVLEGIYKTNLFPEAKLGLECSMSGIFLIIMPIFLALSGYLYKVPQNRKYFIDQFKKKAWNLLWPSIIFSVIYVGLQQCAGGDVHEGHQWSSLLTMGITPIGYLWFLETLFLTWLLMSVLFSLKINIWFQALIYVGLVFVGWHVQGPLILQDVCVWSIFFFLGYLIKNNSKIMLQSGVVICSLIVLLMTLYAQSQIPTEWYDTNGPTPLIMLGKLASVIVAFKFFQVLHLKRTKMYWLNAGKNSLIIYLVHAPLASILRILLLKLGINNFYLLTFLILIFTWELSRWVAWISLRYRPLQIIFYPTRWWSDRTKERS comes from the coding sequence ATGAAAAGAATTGAATGGATTGACATTGCAAAAGGGCAAACCATTTTTTTGGTAGTTTTGGTCCATGTTTTAGAAGGAATTTATAAAACTAACTTATTTCCTGAAGCTAAATTAGGCTTAGAATGCTCCATGAGTGGAATTTTTTTGATCATTATGCCAATTTTTTTGGCATTATCAGGTTACCTTTATAAAGTTCCACAAAATCGAAAATATTTTATAGATCAATTTAAGAAAAAAGCGTGGAATTTACTTTGGCCTTCTATCATCTTCTCTGTTATTTATGTTGGATTACAACAATGTGCGGGCGGGGATGTGCATGAAGGACATCAATGGTCATCATTATTAACTATGGGGATTACTCCAATCGGGTATTTGTGGTTTTTAGAAACCTTATTTTTAACTTGGTTGCTAATGAGTGTATTATTTTCACTTAAAATAAATATTTGGTTCCAGGCATTGATATATGTAGGATTAGTGTTTGTCGGTTGGCATGTTCAAGGACCGTTAATTTTACAAGATGTATGTGTTTGGAGTATCTTCTTTTTTCTGGGGTATTTAATTAAAAATAATTCTAAAATAATGCTACAATCAGGTGTTGTAATTTGTTCTTTAATAGTATTATTAATGACTTTGTATGCTCAAAGTCAAATTCCTACAGAATGGTATGACACAAATGGGCCAACACCATTAATCATGTTAGGAAAGTTAGCTAGTGTGATAGTTGCATTTAAATTTTTTCAAGTTTTACATTTGAAAAGAACTAAAATGTATTGGTTAAATGCTGGTAAAAATTCACTAATTATTTATTTAGTTCATGCACCGTTAGCTTCTATTTTGAGAATTTTGTTATTAAAATTAGGAATTAATAATTTTTATTTATTGACCTTTTTGATCTTAATTTTTACTTGGGAGCTTTCTCGGTGGGTCGCCTGGATTAGTTTGAGATATCGACCATTACAAATCATTTTTTATCCGACTCGATGGTGGTCAGATCGAACGAAAGAAAGAAGCTAA
- a CDS encoding quaternary amine ABC transporter ATP-binding protein has product MPKVKIEHLTKIFGKRIKPALELVEKHADKNDILAKTGSTVGVYDANLTIEEGEIFVIMGLSGSGKSTLIRLLNRLIEPTSGSIYLDGRDVSKMDKKELLEVRRTKMSMVFQSFGLFPQRTVLENTMYGLEVQGIKKDEQIKRAEKALEDVNLMPFKDQYPSQLSGGMQQRVGLARALTNDPEILLMDEAFSALDPLIRRDMQDELLDLQERFKKTIIFISHDLNEALRIGDRIAIMKDGEVVQIGTGEEILTNPANDYVRQFTEDLDRSKVLTAEKIMAKPFTTNVDVDGPNVALKKMVTEEVSGLVAVDRKRQFRGFLSTENALRARHDHLPVTDVLTEMPTVSKDMLVSDIVPIIYDAPTPLAVVEDGKLLGVIIRGRVLEALAPATNNADKEGQNA; this is encoded by the coding sequence ATGCCTAAGGTAAAAATTGAACACCTTACGAAAATATTTGGAAAACGAATAAAACCCGCATTAGAGTTAGTTGAAAAACATGCGGATAAGAATGACATTTTAGCAAAAACTGGATCTACAGTTGGTGTTTACGATGCCAACTTAACCATTGAAGAAGGTGAGATTTTCGTTATTATGGGACTTTCTGGTTCAGGAAAGTCAACATTAATTCGATTGTTGAATCGTCTGATTGAACCTACGTCTGGTTCAATTTATTTAGATGGTAGAGATGTTTCAAAAATGGATAAGAAAGAACTGTTAGAGGTTAGACGTACCAAGATGAGTATGGTCTTTCAAAGTTTTGGACTTTTCCCACAACGTACAGTTTTAGAAAATACAATGTATGGTCTTGAAGTACAAGGCATTAAAAAAGATGAGCAAATTAAAAGAGCTGAAAAAGCCTTGGAAGATGTTAATCTTATGCCATTTAAAGATCAATATCCTAGTCAATTATCTGGGGGAATGCAACAACGAGTGGGGTTAGCTCGAGCATTGACTAATGACCCAGAAATTCTTCTAATGGATGAGGCTTTTTCAGCGTTAGACCCATTAATCCGTCGGGATATGCAAGACGAGTTGCTTGATTTACAAGAACGTTTCAAGAAAACGATTATTTTTATTTCCCATGATTTGAATGAGGCCCTTAGAATTGGGGATCGAATTGCGATTATGAAAGATGGAGAAGTTGTTCAAATTGGAACGGGAGAAGAAATTCTAACTAATCCTGCTAATGACTATGTCCGTCAGTTTACGGAAGACTTAGATCGTTCAAAGGTTTTGACTGCTGAAAAGATTATGGCTAAACCATTCACAACAAATGTTGATGTCGATGGACCGAATGTGGCGCTTAAGAAGATGGTAACCGAAGAAGTCAGTGGTTTGGTGGCGGTAGATCGTAAACGTCAATTCCGTGGTTTCCTATCAACAGAGAATGCTCTACGAGCACGACATGATCATTTGCCAGTAACAGATGTTTTGACTGAAATGCCAACTGTATCAAAAGACATGTTAGTTTCAGATATTGTGCCTATTATTTATGACGCTCCAACCCCCTTAGCTGTTGTTGAAGATGGTAAGTTACTAGGGGTAATCATTCGTGGACGAGTGCTTGAAGCTTTAGCACCGGCAACGAATAATGCGGATAAGGAGGGACAAAATGCTTAA
- a CDS encoding valine--tRNA ligase, which translates to MREIEMPGKYDPTAVETGRYDKWLQDKRFAPSENKKARPYSIVIPPPNVTGKLHLGHAWDTTLQDIIIRQKRMQGFDTVWIPGMDHAGIATQAKVEQRLAEQNISRYDLGREKFVDQVWDWKNEYADTIKSQWSKLGLSLDYDRERFTLDDGLSAAVKKVFVTLYEKDLIYRGEYIINWDPKARTALSDIEVIYKDIEGAFYHVKYPFTDGTTLDGKDYIEIATTRPETMFGDVAVAVNPKDERYQDIIGKTIKVPLVDREIPVIADEYVEMDFGTGMVKITPAHDPNDFEVGNRHDLERINTMNEDGSMNNRAGKYAGMDRDDARKAIVNDLTDAGWMLKVEPYTHSVGHSERTGVPVEARLSTQWFVKMKPLAEQALAMQKTEDRVDFYPPRFENTFTNWMENIHDWVISRQLWWGHQIPAWYHKETGEIYIGEDAPSDLENWEQETDVLDTWFSSALWPFSTMGWPDTEAPDFKRYFPTNTLVTGYDIIFFWVARMMFQSKEFTGRRPFQNVLIHGLIRDEQGRKMSKSLGNGIDPMDVIEKYGADALRWFLANGSTPGLDVRFSYTKMDAAWNFINKIWNASRYVIMNLDDDTEVKIPSKTDLTLADKWILSRLNQTIATVNQNFDKFEFGEAGRTLYNFIWNDFADWYIEMTKETLNGDDDQAKQNVQQVLAYVLDQTLRLLHPIMPFVTEEIWLTMPHVGDSLTSAEFPTANDQLDDQKAEADFKRLVDLITAVRNIRTEANAPMSTLIDVMVQTSDEELMQIIKTNSDYINRFVKPKQLVVSAEVKAPQLAMTKVITGAEVIVPLAELINLDDEIIRLENEAKKFQGEVKRAQGKLKNEKFVNSAPEKVVLAEREKLADWESKFATTNERLMELKAAK; encoded by the coding sequence ATGCGAGAAATTGAAATGCCAGGTAAGTACGATCCAACTGCTGTTGAGACGGGGCGATATGATAAGTGGTTGCAAGACAAGCGGTTTGCACCATCAGAAAATAAAAAGGCTCGACCTTATTCGATTGTTATTCCACCTCCTAACGTAACTGGAAAGTTGCATCTAGGCCATGCATGGGATACTACTTTACAAGATATTATTATTCGTCAAAAGCGGATGCAAGGATTTGATACAGTTTGGATTCCTGGGATGGATCATGCCGGAATTGCTACACAAGCAAAAGTAGAACAACGTTTAGCCGAACAGAATATTTCACGATATGATTTGGGACGGGAGAAGTTTGTGGACCAAGTTTGGGACTGGAAGAATGAATATGCTGATACCATTAAGTCACAATGGAGTAAGCTTGGTCTTTCCCTAGACTATGATCGTGAACGTTTTACTTTAGATGATGGACTTTCAGCGGCCGTTAAAAAAGTATTTGTTACATTGTATGAAAAAGATTTAATTTATCGTGGTGAGTATATTATTAACTGGGATCCAAAGGCACGGACCGCATTATCAGATATCGAAGTTATTTATAAAGATATTGAAGGGGCTTTTTATCATGTTAAATATCCATTTACGGATGGAACAACTTTAGATGGTAAAGATTATATTGAAATTGCCACAACCCGTCCGGAAACTATGTTTGGAGACGTTGCGGTAGCGGTTAATCCTAAGGATGAACGTTATCAAGATATTATTGGTAAGACGATTAAAGTGCCATTAGTTGATCGAGAAATTCCCGTTATTGCGGATGAATATGTTGAAATGGATTTTGGAACGGGAATGGTTAAAATTACACCAGCCCATGATCCTAATGATTTTGAAGTCGGAAATCGACATGATTTGGAACGAATCAATACCATGAACGAAGATGGATCAATGAATAATCGAGCTGGCAAGTATGCCGGAATGGATCGTGATGATGCACGTAAGGCGATCGTCAATGATTTGACGGATGCTGGTTGGATGTTGAAAGTAGAACCGTATACCCATTCAGTTGGACATTCAGAACGAACTGGTGTGCCAGTTGAAGCTCGTCTTTCAACTCAATGGTTTGTTAAAATGAAGCCATTGGCTGAACAAGCATTGGCTATGCAAAAGACTGAAGATCGAGTCGACTTTTATCCACCACGGTTTGAAAATACCTTTACTAATTGGATGGAAAATATTCATGATTGGGTGATCTCGCGTCAATTATGGTGGGGACATCAAATTCCAGCTTGGTATCATAAAGAAACCGGTGAAATTTATATTGGTGAAGATGCACCAAGTGATCTGGAAAATTGGGAACAAGAGACAGACGTCTTAGATACTTGGTTCTCATCTGCTTTATGGCCATTTTCAACGATGGGTTGGCCGGATACAGAAGCACCTGATTTCAAGCGCTACTTCCCAACTAATACTTTAGTTACAGGATATGATATTATCTTCTTCTGGGTTGCGCGGATGATGTTCCAATCAAAGGAATTCACAGGTCGACGTCCATTCCAAAATGTCTTAATTCATGGTTTGATTCGTGATGAACAAGGTCGTAAAATGTCAAAGTCATTGGGAAATGGAATTGACCCAATGGATGTTATTGAAAAGTATGGGGCTGATGCATTACGTTGGTTCTTGGCTAACGGATCTACTCCTGGATTAGATGTTCGCTTTTCATATACTAAGATGGACGCGGCTTGGAACTTCATTAATAAGATCTGGAATGCGTCACGTTATGTCATCATGAATTTGGATGATGATACAGAAGTGAAAATACCTTCTAAAACGGATTTAACTTTAGCAGATAAGTGGATTTTGTCACGCTTGAACCAAACAATTGCCACAGTTAATCAGAATTTTGATAAATTTGAATTTGGCGAAGCTGGTCGTACCCTTTATAACTTCATTTGGAATGATTTTGCCGATTGGTATATTGAAATGACGAAAGAAACGTTGAATGGGGATGATGATCAAGCCAAACAAAATGTTCAACAAGTTTTGGCGTATGTTTTGGACCAAACCTTACGTTTATTGCACCCAATTATGCCATTTGTAACCGAAGAAATTTGGTTAACGATGCCGCACGTGGGGGACTCATTGACTAGTGCTGAATTCCCAACTGCTAATGACCAATTAGATGATCAAAAAGCAGAAGCTGATTTTAAGCGCTTAGTTGATTTAATTACAGCAGTTCGTAATATTAGAACAGAGGCCAATGCTCCAATGTCAACTTTGATTGACGTGATGGTTCAAACTTCTGATGAAGAATTGATGCAAATTATTAAAACGAATTCTGATTATATTAACCGCTTTGTTAAGCCTAAGCAATTGGTAGTTTCTGCTGAAGTAAAGGCTCCGCAGTTAGCAATGACGAAGGTTATCACTGGGGCTGAAGTTATTGTGCCATTGGCTGAATTAATCAATTTGGATGACGAAATTATACGCCTAGAAAATGAAGCTAAAAAGTTCCAAGGTGAAGTTAAAAGAGCTCAAGGTAAGTTAAAAAATGAAAAATTTGTAAATTCCGCACCCGAAAAAGTAGTTTTGGCAGAACGCGAAAAGCTAGCTGATTGGGAAAGTAAATTTGCAACTACAAATGAACGTTTAATGGAATTGAAGGCTGCTAAATAG